From the genome of Alicyclobacillus sp. SO9:
GGTCGAATGAAACGTCTTTTTCTCCAACTGTTGAACTTTCGCCAGTTGTGATTGGGTCAACACCGTTGAGAACCGAATCACAGCTGTGTGCCGCTTCGTTCCCGCCACGGTTATCGCATTCGGTCCAACAGACAACTGCGCCGCATCAAGCATTTGCCGAACCTTACTCGTATTGACAGTCTGATTCAAGGTCAGTTGAACTCTTGAACCGGCAACAAAGTCCGTGCCGAGATTGAAGCCCATTGTCAGAAACACGACTAAGCCAGCAACTGTAATCGTCCCGGACAAGATAAAAAACCACATACGGTGACGGATAATGTCAAACCGTTTCTTCACGATTTGGCACCCCCCTTCCGTACTCCGTACCACCAGGGACGCTTCACAATATTGGACTTGGTAAACAGGAGCAACATTGCCCGACTCAGTAATACGGCTGTCAACATGCTGATGACAATACTAATCATAAGAGCGATGGCGAATCCTCGAATATCTCCGTGCCCGAACCAGTACATCACGCCGCCGGCAATAAACGTCGTGGCGTTGGCATCGATAATCGCTCTCATTGCCCTCCGATTGCCAGCGATAACAGCCGATTGAATGCTGCGACCGTTTCGTACTTCATCCTTGATTCTCTCGTAGGTAATGATGTTTGCATCCACTGCCATACCGATTCCGAGAACCAGGGCTGCGAGTCCGGACAGAGTCAAAACCACATGCATCCCGCTGAAGGTTCCTAATGTGAGGTACCCGTATGCCACCAATGCCAAGTCAGCTATCAGCCCAGCCATACGGTAAAATACAATCATGAACAGGAAAATGATGATGATAGCAGCGAGTCCCGCCCACATGGTGGCCTTCAACGAAGCAAAGCCCAAAGACGGACCAACGCTGTTTGAACTAATCAACTTCAGCGGATACGGCAACGCACCTGCATTCAGTTCCTTTGAGAGCGTCTGACAGTACTGCGGCGTAAACGCATCGGGGCCGCTGGTTGGGCCAGATAACTGAGTCTGACCGTTAGAAATAATGCTGTCAATCGTAGCACTTGTCAGCAGTTTGCCGTTTAAATATGTATAGACCGGCTTGTTCAAATACTTTTTGGTCACTTGAGCCCACTTTTTCTTGTTTTTAAAGGTCAAGTCAATCACATTTTGCCCGAGTTGGTTCTGAGAGTAGTGCGCATCGCTCTTCAAGTCCTTACCGGTAAGCAACAAGTTGCTCTTGTCTACCACATACTGACCAGGCACCGTCTTGCCGCTAACCACTTTGGGCTTTGGACCGTAAATTCTGAGCTGCGCCGTCTTGCCAATGACATTCTCTGCGTTTTGCTGGTTAAACTGGCCCGCAAGTTGTACACGAACTTCATTTTGGCCGCCAGCTTTCTCCAAGTCAATAATCGGAGATGATACACCCAAAGAGTCCACGCGCATCTGCACTGCCTGGAGTACCGCCTGTACTCCTTTTTGAGTCACGGGCCCTGTACTGGGGGTAGACTCAATCTTGTACAGCAAGTCAAATCCGCCTTGCAAATCCAGACCAAGCCGGACTCCTCTCCACAATTGGAACGACGTTCCTGCTGTCAATCCGATAATGACGCACACTATGAGCAAAAAACTCAAAAAGCGTCCCCATTTCATAAACGCTTGTCCTCCTAAACCAATTCAAGTAGGAAATCGAGAAAATTCAGTGAGGCTGATATAGTCCTGTGGACAACCTCCTTAGTATAATCAACCTTTATTTCAAAGGTCAAACGTCTTCTTCGAAAAACTCTCCCTTATAAGCCGAAATCGTCAGGTGATTCATCAGCGTCCCAATTTGTAATGACAAAATGGCGTCCACCATCTGATAAAGCGGAATGTCACCCTTGTTGCGACTTTTCACACAGTCCCACACAGTGCCGCCGTTAACCTCCTCATATCCAAGAAGACGAAAGTCACTGGCTTTCACCTGGCACAGCTCCATCAGTTCAGGCTGATAGGCATTTGGATTCACAAGGGGCTCCTGTTGAACGCTCAATTCCGTACGAGTCTGTCTGACTAACGTCTGTTCCTTGTCGCTTTCAGACAGCAAACGTCTTCTATGAAAAGATTCTGCTGTATCAAACAAGTCTTCGCTTGTCACATTGCCACCTTCTTCATCAACTTGAGAACGAATTTCAAAACGTCCCAACATGTCTCTTTCGCTCTATCGCTATTGAAATCCTGCATTCAAGCCCATCCACAAGGTCTTTTGTCAGAGACTCGTGCATAAGTTGTCCCAAAGGGACATGCTCACAGCTGTCATCAGTAGAGACGGGGAGTGTAGCAGCTTGAATCAACGGTCATTTCTCCACGGCGCATTCGTACTCATCGCGGCCGGTCTTGTCACCCGCATCATGGGATTTGTCTACAGAATTTTTCTGACTCGCCTTATCGGCGCCCAGGGAATCGGTCTTTTTCAACTCGTCTTCCCGCTGCTGAGCCTCGTACTCACATTCGTCACGGCAGGCCTGCCAACCGCCATCTCCAAGCTGGTGGCAGAGGCCGTCGTACAACGAGACAAAGTGCGGGTCAAACGAATCATGACAGTCAGCAGTACCGTCATCCTCACTTTGGCTGTTGTGTTTACAGTGCTGATGTGGACTTTGCGCGGGCTTGTACGCACGTACTGGATAACAGATGCGAGAGCTTACCCCGCCTATCTTGCGATGATTCCCATTACCGGCGTGATAGCTGTTGCAAGTATCTACCGCGGGTATTTTCGCGGATTGCAGGACATGGCACCCACGGCGTGGGGACAAATCATCGAGCAAAGCGTACGGATTTTAAGCATTTGGGTGTTGGCTGCTTATTTCATTCGCTTCAGCCTTCCTTATGCGGCAGCAGCCGCGATGATGGGTATGGTCCTAGGTGAATTATCCGGTCTGATTTTTCTTATCGTGCAGCAGCGCCGCAGAGCTCGACTCTCTCAAGTGATTCCCGACGCTCCAAGCCGCAGTCTGGAAACAACCCGGCAAACCTTAAAAGCCTTGGTAGACATCGCTGGTCCCGTAACGTTTAGCAGCCTGATTGGCTCACTCATCTTTGCCGTCGAACCCGTGCTCGTCACTCGTGCTTTGCTCCGCGCTGATATTGCAACGCACATGGCTACTACATTGTACGGAAAATACGGCGGCATGGCCATCCCTTTGTTAGTCTTCCCTACTGTCATAACAGGCGCGCTGGCAGTTAACCTTGTCCCTTCCGTTTCAGAAGCAGTGGCTGGAGAAGCAAAGGGACGAGTTCGAATTCGTATGGCTCAAAGCTGGCGGGCTACTGCGATGGTTGGCTTTCCAACCAGCGTGATCTTAACGCTGTTTGCATCGCCGCTGTCGCAAATGATTTTTAATGACGGGACAGCAGGTCCAATCCTGTCCATTATTGCACCAGCTGGATTCTTGCTGTATCTGCAGGGACCGCTGGCCGGCATTCTCCAAGGAATGAATCACGCAGGCATCGCCATGAGAAACTCCATTGTTGGAGGCATTGCACGACTCGGATTCATCTACCTGCTTGCGTCCGACCCCGCTCTTGGAATTAAGGGGGTAGCGTGGGCTGTGACAATTTCCATTTGCTTAACTACCTCTCTGCATTTTTTCAGCCTCTATCCCAAGATTGGCTTTGCAGTCAACATTGAAGACACCACTCGAATTGCCATTGCTACGCTGATTATGCTTGCGTTCATGGAGTTCATACGACACAACGGGCAAGCGTGGGGCAGTGTCCACGTACTGCTTGCGATTGGTATGGGACTCATCATATACAGCGTTTTACTGTGTTCTTTCCGAGTCATCACCTCAAAAACTGTCCGGAAGATCCCGCGCATCGGTGACATGCTTGCCCAGATTGTTGCGTCTATGCCCTTTGCTGTGTAATGAATCGCCAGGTCAAGGCTGTTTGGAGGACAGTTCCGCTTTCGATGACGGCGTTGAGTGGGATGGGTCTTTCGGATCTACAACAATGGTGCCGGCACTGTCGATGGCCGCGTAAAATACGTTTTCCAAGCTAGGATAGCCACGGCGGCGCAGCTCATTTTCAATCCACTGCCGGTCTTTGTTGAGTGAAAGAAGCGTTTTAGCCACAGGATTGCCATCGACAACAAGAGGCAATGGAATCGTAGCTCCACTGCCTCTGATGTTCATGTCCCGCGGCGTGACTGGAGCCGCATCCGGCTTCGGAAAAACGCTCAGTTCCCCCGACGTTTCCAGAATCGCAAATTCAACATCCGCGGCATTTGAAAAGCCTTTCTCGCGCAGTTGTGTCAACAGGTCGTGCATAGTATAGTGCATTTTTTTCATTTCGCTGTCCTTAATCGCACCGTGCTCAATCAAAACCGACGGTTCTCCATCGACCCAATGGCGAAAGCGATGGCTCTTTAACTGCAGCAAGGCTACCGCCAATTGTAACAAAACAAGCGAAGCTATTGGAATGAGTGACTGGGGCAGAGAGACCTTCGTATCTTCCATCGGGAGGGTAGAGAGTTCAGCAAGCATGACAGAGACGACAAAGTCAAACACGGATAACTGGCCAATTTCTCGTTTTCCCATGATTCGCAGGGCAAACATCACTGCAAAATACAACACAACAATTCGGACAAGAAACTCCCACAGCGGTATCGAGCCCACCCTACACACACCCCTCAGCCTGTATCTCTTAGAGGTAGTATGGTCACTTGCGTACTTTGTCATGTAACAGCCGCGCTACATCTGACCGGCTTGGCTGCTGCGCTGGTGGAGTCGAGTGAATGTGTGTTGTACGTGATTTAAAAAATCCGCCGCATTTTCAGACTTTGGCATAACGAATTCTTGCATGTGGCAGTGAATCGCCAGTGTGATGTTTTCCTTGTACACAAACCGCTGTTTCGCCAACGCCTTGTGCAGCCTTCGGGTGACAGAACCCAACTCCTGTTCTGTCACATCGGGAAGCAAAATCAGGAAATCGTCGGCTCCATAACGACATGCCAACTCGGATTGCCGAATATTCTCTTTAATCACTCGACTGACTTCTTTTAGCACACTGTTTCCACTGGCAAATCCGAAAGTTGTGTTGATTTTCCCCAAATGCTCGACGTCAATACAAATGGCCGCCCAATTCCCGCCAAAATCGTATGACCTATCGCGCAGTTCTATGGTCGCGTAGTGCAGTGTATAAAGGCCAGTCAACTTGTCGATGAACAGCTCCGCATCAAAATCAGGAGAGTAAACAGCCGTCTTATTGCGGCCGCGCTGTTTCGCGCCCCAATACAGCGCTGAGTCAGCTTTTAACAGTAAATCTCTGTCATTGGCACTGTTGTCTGGATACGCGGCAATTCCGGCGCTAACGGTAATGCCTTGCAGTTGATAGGAGTTAAACATAATGGTGTTTGAAGCGACTGTCTGGCGAATCAACTCGACCGTGTCCCTTGTGTCTTCAATGTTCTTGCCGAACACCATGACAAACTCTTCACCGCCATACCTGGCAACTAAGGTTTCGTCATCAACATGCTTCAAAAATAATTTGGACAAAGATTGTAAGACTGCGTCCCCCGCCAAATGTCCATACGTATCATTTACCTGTTTGAAGTTGTCGATGTCAATCACGGCAACGGAACAAGGTTTGTCTAGTTCCTTAGCTTGACTTAAGCGTTTTGCCAGTTGTTCATAGAAATAACGATAATTATAGAGACCGGTGGCTGCGTCACGGCGAGACTGCTCTTGCAGCAATTGATACAATTTCGCATTTTCCAGTAAGACCGCAAACTGAGCTGCAAGTGCGGCTAGGTAGTCTGTCAGGGCTGCAAATGCGTGGGGTCGGGCTGCATAGCAAACCACTGCGCCATGAAGCTTCCCGTGAACCCGAATCGGAAAGACTGCCATACTGCGGTACTTTACGGACGGCACCCCATCCCACCTGACTCGTGCATCACGACCTGTATCAGGCACATATTCAAACGTCGCATCTGTGTCAAGCACGCTCCAGATGAGTCCGCCCTGTGACCGATGGAGAGCATCTGTGCTCATTTCCGCCCACTTCGTTACAGGATACACAGCTCTAACCCGTGTCGATTCACCGTCGTCCTGCAACAAGTGAATCGAAACCACGTCCGCGTAGCTCAGCTTCACAGCCGTCTGTGCCACTTCAGCCGACAGATGTTCAATGTCAAACTCACTCATGAGCCGGCCGATGGAACGCTGCACAATCTGTGCGAAGGTAATTCTTCGATAAAGTCGCAAAAGTTGTCCAAGACCCAGTATCGGCAAAATTGACAGCATTCCCAACAAGGGTTGAGACGGCGTCAGCGAAATCATGACGAGAATAAGCGGAAGAGACAGGGCATAATTGATGGCTTCGGCCAGAAACGTATTATACAGGTCCTCTATTGAAAAGAGCTCCCGTATCACTGAATGAATATGGATGAGAGCGTGATTCACGACCATAAAAGCAGCAATGGCTGCGGCCAACCCGAATAACAGATTCCAACTGATAACAGGGGGCTTCTCTAGAGAACGGACAATCCAGTGATAGACAATCGACATACCCAAAACGCTGACAGCGTATTGGCCAACGTTAAAAAACTTGACGGACCACTTTCTTTGCGATGGCTGCAGCAACATTGCGATGAACTCAGATAATATAATCAACCAAATTGCCTGGCCGGTCCCCATGATAATGAGTGTTACTACAGGTAGAATCAAGATGAGTGAGGTAAAGACTTTCCCCACCGGGACAGGCAGAGACTCCAACACGACACCCAAGACGAGCAAATACAAAAACACGCCTTCATTCATGTGAAGAAGCGAGTGAACATAGACTCCTCCAATGAGTGCTCCGCAGAAGGCTGCCAGCCATTCGTAGGCAAGCAATAGTGTTTGCCGTCGTGTTCTCAAGCCCCCACCCCTCGGTTCATCCTAAGCATTTAACAAATCAATCCAAAAACCATGAATTTATAAGCAGTACTTACAATTAGATCCTACCATATTTTCATACTTTTTGGACAGGTAGAATACATATGTATTATAAAAAATACGGGAGTGAATCCGGATGAATCAAGCCTCGCGTGAACCCGCTGCAATTATGAATACGATACGGC
Proteins encoded in this window:
- a CDS encoding post-transcriptional regulator: MLGRFEIRSQVDEEGGNVTSEDLFDTAESFHRRRLLSESDKEQTLVRQTRTELSVQQEPLVNPNAYQPELMELCQVKASDFRLLGYEEVNGGTVWDCVKSRNKGDIPLYQMVDAILSLQIGTLMNHLTISAYKGEFFEEDV
- a CDS encoding sensor domain-containing diguanylate cyclase — translated: MRTRRQTLLLAYEWLAAFCGALIGGVYVHSLLHMNEGVFLYLLVLGVVLESLPVPVGKVFTSLILILPVVTLIIMGTGQAIWLIILSEFIAMLLQPSQRKWSVKFFNVGQYAVSVLGMSIVYHWIVRSLEKPPVISWNLLFGLAAAIAAFMVVNHALIHIHSVIRELFSIEDLYNTFLAEAINYALSLPLILVMISLTPSQPLLGMLSILPILGLGQLLRLYRRITFAQIVQRSIGRLMSEFDIEHLSAEVAQTAVKLSYADVVSIHLLQDDGESTRVRAVYPVTKWAEMSTDALHRSQGGLIWSVLDTDATFEYVPDTGRDARVRWDGVPSVKYRSMAVFPIRVHGKLHGAVVCYAARPHAFAALTDYLAALAAQFAVLLENAKLYQLLQEQSRRDAATGLYNYRYFYEQLAKRLSQAKELDKPCSVAVIDIDNFKQVNDTYGHLAGDAVLQSLSKLFLKHVDDETLVARYGGEEFVMVFGKNIEDTRDTVELIRQTVASNTIMFNSYQLQGITVSAGIAAYPDNSANDRDLLLKADSALYWGAKQRGRNKTAVYSPDFDAELFIDKLTGLYTLHYATIELRDRSYDFGGNWAAICIDVEHLGKINTTFGFASGNSVLKEVSRVIKENIRQSELACRYGADDFLILLPDVTEQELGSVTRRLHKALAKQRFVYKENITLAIHCHMQEFVMPKSENAADFLNHVQHTFTRLHQRSSQAGQM
- the spoVB gene encoding stage V sporulation protein B, whose amino-acid sequence is MNQRSFLHGAFVLIAAGLVTRIMGFVYRIFLTRLIGAQGIGLFQLVFPLLSLVLTFVTAGLPTAISKLVAEAVVQRDKVRVKRIMTVSSTVILTLAVVFTVLMWTLRGLVRTYWITDARAYPAYLAMIPITGVIAVASIYRGYFRGLQDMAPTAWGQIIEQSVRILSIWVLAAYFIRFSLPYAAAAAMMGMVLGELSGLIFLIVQQRRRARLSQVIPDAPSRSLETTRQTLKALVDIAGPVTFSSLIGSLIFAVEPVLVTRALLRADIATHMATTLYGKYGGMAIPLLVFPTVITGALAVNLVPSVSEAVAGEAKGRVRIRMAQSWRATAMVGFPTSVILTLFASPLSQMIFNDGTAGPILSIIAPAGFLLYLQGPLAGILQGMNHAGIAMRNSIVGGIARLGFIYLLASDPALGIKGVAWAVTISICLTTSLHFFSLYPKIGFAVNIEDTTRIAIATLIMLAFMEFIRHNGQAWGSVHVLLAIGMGLIIYSVLLCSFRVITSKTVRKIPRIGDMLAQIVASMPFAV
- the secD gene encoding protein translocase subunit SecD → MKWGRFLSFLLIVCVIIGLTAGTSFQLWRGVRLGLDLQGGFDLLYKIESTPSTGPVTQKGVQAVLQAVQMRVDSLGVSSPIIDLEKAGGQNEVRVQLAGQFNQQNAENVIGKTAQLRIYGPKPKVVSGKTVPGQYVVDKSNLLLTGKDLKSDAHYSQNQLGQNVIDLTFKNKKKWAQVTKKYLNKPVYTYLNGKLLTSATIDSIISNGQTQLSGPTSGPDAFTPQYCQTLSKELNAGALPYPLKLISSNSVGPSLGFASLKATMWAGLAAIIIIFLFMIVFYRMAGLIADLALVAYGYLTLGTFSGMHVVLTLSGLAALVLGIGMAVDANIITYERIKDEVRNGRSIQSAVIAGNRRAMRAIIDANATTFIAGGVMYWFGHGDIRGFAIALMISIVISMLTAVLLSRAMLLLFTKSNIVKRPWWYGVRKGGAKS
- a CDS encoding DUF421 domain-containing protein, coding for MGSIPLWEFLVRIVVLYFAVMFALRIMGKREIGQLSVFDFVVSVMLAELSTLPMEDTKVSLPQSLIPIASLVLLQLAVALLQLKSHRFRHWVDGEPSVLIEHGAIKDSEMKKMHYTMHDLLTQLREKGFSNAADVEFAILETSGELSVFPKPDAAPVTPRDMNIRGSGATIPLPLVVDGNPVAKTLLSLNKDRQWIENELRRRGYPSLENVFYAAIDSAGTIVVDPKDPSHSTPSSKAELSSKQP